One Triticum dicoccoides isolate Atlit2015 ecotype Zavitan chromosome 4B, WEW_v2.0, whole genome shotgun sequence genomic window carries:
- the LOC119294764 gene encoding probable sugar phosphate/phosphate translocator At1g48230, with translation MVMISRQLLLTYLYLLIYICLSSGVILFNKWVLSPKYFKFPFPITLTMIHMSFSGVVAFFLVRVFKVVAPVKMTFQIYATSVIPISAFFASSLWFGNTAYLYISVAFIQMLKALMPVATFIMAVLCGTDKLRRDLFLNMVLVSVGVVVSSYGEIHFNVIGTLYQVTGIVAEALRLVLTQVLLQKKGLTLNPITSLYYIAPCSFIFLFGPWYLLEKPEMDISPIQFNYWIFFSNALAAFALNISIFLVIGRTGAVTVRVAGVLKDWILIALSTVIFPESTITSLNIIGYAVALSGVVMYNYLKMKDVTAIQLPIDNTADRATKEKKVVNIYKPDSSIDSIDETVVGGVAVGSMATEAAAVDEEAPLIPSSRISHVTRTQTGGLSSR, from the exons ATGGTGATGATCAGCAGGCAGCTCCTGCTCACCTACCTCTACCTGCTCATCTACATCTGCCTCTCGTCGGGGGTCATCCTCTTCAACAAA TGGGTGCTATCTCCTAAGTACTTCAAATTCCCCTTTCCCATTACTCTCACAATGattcacatgtcattttctggagtCGTGGCGTTCTTCCTAGTCCGTGTTTTCAAG gttgTTGCACCTGTCAAGATGACTTTCCAAAT ATATGCCACATCTGTAATTCCCATTAGTGCCTTCTTTGCGTCAAGTCTTTG GTTCGGAAATACAGCATACTTATACATTTCAGTGGCCTTCATTCAAATGCTCAAGGCTTTGA TGCCTGTGGCAACATTTATAATGGCCGTTCTATGTGGTACTGACAAATTAAGACGGGACCTTTTCTTGAACATGGTGCTGGTCAGTGTTGGTGTTGTAGTTTCATCATATGGGGAGATTCATTTTAATGTAATAGGAACATTATACCAAGTAACTGGCATTGTTGCGGAAGCCCTCAGGCTGGTCCTGACACAGGTCCTCCTCCAAAAAAAGGGATTAACCCTGAATCCTATTACAAGTCTGTATTACATAGCGCCTTGCAG TTTCATCTTCCTATTTGGTCCATGGTATTTACTGGAAAAGCCAGAAATGGACATCTCTCCAATTCAGTTCAATTATTGGATATTTTTCTCGAATGCACTTGCTGCATTTGCGTTAAACATATCCATATTCCTAGTTATTGGAAGGACAGGAGCAGTCACTGTCAGAGTTGCAGGAGTTCTAAAGGATTGGATACTTATTGCCCTCTCGACCGTTATCTTTCCTGAATCTACTATTACAAGCCTCAACATAATTGGATATGCCGTTG CGCTCTCTGGCGTTGTCATGTACAATTATTTGAAGATGAAAGATGTGACAGCAATCCAACTTCCAATTGATAACACTGCTGATAGAGCTACCAAG GAGAAGAAGGTTGTCAACATATACAAACCCGACAGTTCCATTGACAGTATTGATGAAACTGTTGTTGGAGGTGTGGCAGTTGGAAGTATGGCAACAGAAGCTGCAGCTGTTGACGAGGAAGCCCCATTGATCCCTTCATCACGCATCTCCCATGTAACCCGGACACAAACAGGCGGTCTCAGTAGCAGATGA
- the LOC119294766 gene encoding eukaryotic peptide chain release factor subunit 1-3-like, producing MSDSHETDKNIEMWKIKKLIKGLESARGNGTSMISLIMPPRDQVSRVTKMLGDEYGTASNIKSRVNRQSVLGAITSAQQRLKLYNRVPPNGLVLYTGTIVTDDGKEKKVTIDFEPFKPINASLYLCDNKFHTEALSELLESDDKFGFIIMDGNGTLFGTLSGNTREVLHKFSVDLPKKHGRGGQSALRFARLRMEKRHNYVRKTAELATQFFINPATSQPNVAGLILAGSADFKTELSQSDMFDQRLQCKILNVVDVSYGGESGFNQAIELSAEILANVKFIQEKKLIGKYFEEISQDTGKYVFGVDDTLKALEMGAVETLMVWENLDVNRFVLKHSATGEIIIKHLNKEGEADQSNFRDPSTNAELEVQEKTSLLEWFANEYKKFGCTLEFVTNKSQEGSQFCRGFGGIGGILRYQLDIRSFDDLDDDEGVYEDSD from the coding sequence ATGTCTGATAGTCATGAAACCGACAAGAATATTGAGATGTGgaagatcaagaagctgatcaAGGGACTCGAGTCTGCTAGAGGCAATGGCACAAGCATGATCTCTCTGATTATGCCTCCACGTGATCAAGTCTCGCGTGTGACAAAGATGTTGGGTGATGAATATGGTACTGCTTCAAACATAAAGAGTAGAGTCAATCGTCAATCTGTTTTGGGAGCCATCACCTCAGCGCAGCAGAGGCTGAAGCTGTATAACAGGGTTCCCCCAAATGGACTAGTTCTTTACACTGGAACAATTGTTACTGACGATGGCAAGGAAAAGAAGGTTACAATCGATTTTGAGCCATTCAAGCCCATCAATGCGTCCTTGTACCTTTGTGACAATAAATTCCACACTGAAGCATTGAGTGAGCTCTTGGAATCCGATGACAAGTTTGGCTTCATCATTATGGATGGTAATGGAACTCTTTTTGGCACACTTAGTGGCAATACTCGTGAAGTGCTTCACAAGTTCAGTGTGGATCTCCCCAAGAAGCATGGAAGAGGAGGGCAATCTGCTCTGCGTTTTGCTCGCCTTCGGATGGAGAAGCGCCACAATTATGTTCGGAAAACAGCTGAACTTGCTACTCAGTTCTTCATCAACCCAGCTACCAGCCAGCCTAATGTTGCAGGACTAATATTGGCTGGTTCTGCTGATTTTAAAACAGAACTGAGCCAATCTGACATGTTTGATCAGCGCCTTCAGTGCAAGATACTTAATGTGGTTGATGTTTCATATGGTGGTGAGAGCGGTTTCAACCAGGCCATTGAGTTATCAGCTGAAATTCTAGCAAATGTGAAGTTCATACAAGAGAAGAAGTTGATCGGGAAGTACTTTGAAGAGATTAGTCAAGATACTGGGAAGTATGTCTTTGGAGTTGATGACACCCTGAAGGCTCTTGAAATGGGTGCTGTTGAAACCTTGATGGTGTGGGAAAACCTTGATGTCAATCGGTTTGTGCTTAAGCACAGTGCAACTGGAGAAATTATCATTAAGCATCTGAACAAAGAAGGTGAAGCCGACCAGAGCAACTTCCGTGATCCATCTACCAATGCTGAGTTAGAAGTCCAGGAGAAGACCTCACTTCTGGAATGGTTTGCTAATGAATACAAAAAGTTTGGGTGCACCCTTGAGTTTGTTACCAATAAATCTCAAGAGGGCTCGCAGTTCTGTAGAGGGTTTGGTGGCATTGGCGGCATCCTCCGCTATCAGCTGGACATTCGCTCCTTTGATGATCTTGATGACGACGAGGGTGTCTATGAAGACTCTGATTAG